From Pelosinus fermentans DSM 17108, the proteins below share one genomic window:
- a CDS encoding C40 family peptidase: protein MKKHCMPIILLILFTFSFTLIMPTTLAMAASPLNTLAQTSSSNSKSSSSSFNLLNVLIGMLLGNLLGKNNTTENPNVNIKPVPFQETASNSTTSSSKGDAIIATAKTYMGVPYVFGGESPTKGLDCSSFTQLVMKKNGITLPRTAAEQYSKGTAVDKENLQIGDLVFFTTYKPGASHVGFYMGNQQFIHASSAAKQVTISSLDEAYYTEHYIGSRRYIK from the coding sequence ATGAAAAAACATTGTATGCCTATTATACTTCTTATCCTTTTCACCTTTTCTTTTACACTGATTATGCCCACAACGCTTGCTATGGCGGCTTCGCCTTTGAATACACTCGCACAAACATCCTCTTCAAACTCAAAAAGCAGCAGTTCTTCCTTTAATCTTCTTAATGTTCTAATTGGCATGTTATTAGGAAATTTATTAGGAAAGAACAATACAACTGAAAATCCTAACGTTAACATTAAGCCGGTGCCATTTCAAGAAACGGCTAGCAATTCAACAACTAGTTCCTCAAAAGGAGATGCAATTATTGCTACTGCGAAAACCTATATGGGCGTTCCTTATGTTTTTGGCGGAGAATCTCCAACTAAAGGACTTGACTGTTCTAGCTTTACACAACTTGTTATGAAGAAAAACGGAATTACCCTTCCTCGAACAGCAGCTGAACAATATAGTAAAGGCACTGCTGTAGATAAAGAAAATCTACAAATAGGTGATTTAGTCTTTTTCACCACCTATAAACCAGGAGCATCTCATGTAGGATTTTATATGGGAAATCAACAATTCATTCATGCAAGTTCTGCGGCCAAACAAGTAACAATCAGTTCTTTAGATGAGGCTTATTACACTGAACACTATATCGGATCACGCCGTTATATTAAGTAA
- a CDS encoding YegS/Rv2252/BmrU family lipid kinase codes for MRKFILVYNPISGDASFKFKLDNVIEAFQKKDCIIIPLRVSNDQESDAFIMLVKEIAVDGIIVSGGDGTIHSVINNMLKQEIDLPLGIIPSGTSNDFAVYLQLDKNIDTCVETITKGQRKRIDVGKVNDEYFFNVASAGLMTSVAHNADSMLKNTLGKIAYYLKGLGELPNFKALKMRIITEQQVIEEDVFLFLIMNSGTVGGFPNLVPHAKIDDGKLDVLIVKKCNLPELMSLFISFLKGIHCNSKYVTCLQAETIYIECAEEVESDLDGELGPKLPLNVTILSRKIEVFCSSQESI; via the coding sequence TTGCGAAAATTTATCCTTGTATATAATCCAATATCAGGTGATGCTAGTTTTAAATTTAAATTGGACAATGTAATCGAGGCTTTTCAAAAAAAAGATTGTATCATAATTCCCCTCCGGGTTAGCAATGATCAAGAGAGCGATGCTTTTATCATGCTGGTAAAAGAAATTGCTGTAGATGGTATTATCGTATCCGGTGGTGATGGTACAATTCATAGTGTAATTAATAATATGCTCAAACAAGAAATAGACTTGCCCCTAGGTATTATTCCAAGTGGTACATCTAACGATTTTGCAGTGTATTTGCAGTTAGATAAAAATATTGATACTTGTGTAGAGACAATTACAAAGGGACAGAGAAAGAGGATTGATGTAGGTAAAGTCAATGATGAATACTTTTTCAATGTTGCTAGTGCTGGATTGATGACATCAGTAGCTCATAATGCAGATAGTATGCTGAAAAACACGTTGGGGAAAATTGCATATTATTTAAAGGGACTTGGAGAATTACCTAATTTTAAAGCATTAAAAATGCGAATTATTACAGAACAGCAAGTCATTGAGGAAGATGTCTTTTTATTTTTAATAATGAATAGTGGTACTGTTGGCGGATTTCCTAATTTAGTACCTCATGCGAAAATTGATGATGGGAAGCTGGACGTACTTATTGTGAAAAAGTGCAACCTGCCTGAATTAATGAGTTTGTTTATTAGTTTTTTAAAAGGCATTCACTGTAATAGTAAATATGTAACTTGTCTACAGGCGGAAACTATTTATATAGAATGTGCTGAAGAAGTAGAAAGCGACTTAGATGGAGAATTGGGTCCCAAATTGCCTCTTAATGTTACGATACTATCCAGAAAAATTGAAGTTTTTTGTTCTAGTCAAGAAAGTATATAG
- a CDS encoding NAD(P)/FAD-dependent oxidoreductase: MYDICIIGAGVVGTNIARELSKYQIRVCLVEKEEDVSCGASKANSGIVHGGYSDEPGTLKAELCVKGNRMYEQLNKELNFGYRETGSVVLAFRDEDMKTLEKLYQYGIKNGVGGLAIIDGEKVRELEPYVSKEVKAALYCRNAGVTSPYEFVIALAENAITNGVELKLNTAVVGIEKVEDYFKVITNKGEIQTQYIINAAGIYCDKISSLIGIDDFHIIPRRGQYVLLDKEQNYLANSVIFQVPTELGKGILVTTTYHGNLMVGPNAEEISDKDDVGTTEDVLENIVKTARMSVPDFDMKQAITSFAGNRPISSKKDWIIEESRVAGFINLIGIDSPGLTASPAIALKVAGLLKQAGLELRNKKDFMAYRKPIIQVKDKNFKGDINSTNPDEHIICRCEQVTETEIIDALHRNIAIKSIDAIKRRTRAGMGKCQSGFCRSRVKEIIARELHIPVEEVTQRGKDSPGLPERAKRGKYIKL; this comes from the coding sequence ATGTATGATATATGTATTATTGGTGCTGGGGTTGTAGGGACGAATATTGCGCGGGAATTATCAAAATATCAAATACGTGTATGTCTTGTAGAAAAAGAAGAAGACGTAAGCTGTGGTGCATCGAAAGCAAATAGCGGGATTGTCCATGGTGGCTACTCGGATGAACCAGGTACTCTAAAAGCAGAGTTATGTGTAAAAGGGAATCGAATGTATGAACAGTTAAATAAAGAATTGAATTTCGGCTATCGAGAAACAGGCTCCGTAGTATTGGCTTTTCGCGATGAGGATATGAAAACATTAGAAAAACTATATCAATATGGTATAAAAAATGGTGTTGGTGGGCTTGCCATTATTGACGGAGAAAAAGTAAGAGAGCTAGAGCCTTATGTGAGCAAGGAGGTAAAGGCTGCTCTTTATTGCAGGAATGCAGGAGTAACTTCTCCTTATGAGTTTGTTATTGCCTTGGCGGAAAATGCGATAACAAATGGGGTTGAATTAAAATTAAATACTGCCGTCGTTGGAATTGAAAAGGTAGAGGATTATTTTAAAGTAATTACAAATAAGGGAGAAATACAAACCCAATATATTATTAATGCCGCTGGCATATATTGTGATAAAATTTCCAGTTTAATTGGTATTGATGATTTTCATATTATTCCTCGCAGGGGTCAATATGTTTTATTAGATAAAGAACAAAATTATCTGGCGAATTCTGTAATCTTTCAAGTGCCTACTGAACTGGGAAAAGGAATCTTGGTAACGACGACATATCATGGAAATCTGATGGTAGGGCCGAATGCGGAAGAGATAAGTGATAAAGATGACGTAGGTACAACGGAGGATGTATTGGAAAACATAGTGAAAACAGCTAGAATGTCTGTGCCTGATTTTGATATGAAACAAGCAATTACATCCTTTGCTGGGAATCGTCCTATTTCCAGTAAAAAAGATTGGATTATTGAAGAGAGCCGCGTAGCAGGATTTATTAATTTGATAGGCATTGACTCTCCAGGGCTTACAGCTTCCCCAGCCATTGCTTTAAAAGTCGCTGGGCTGCTAAAGCAGGCAGGTTTGGAACTGAGAAATAAGAAGGATTTTATGGCGTATCGTAAGCCTATCATTCAAGTAAAAGATAAAAACTTCAAAGGTGATATAAATTCCACAAATCCTGATGAACATATTATTTGTAGATGCGAGCAGGTAACTGAAACTGAGATTATTGATGCTCTGCACCGTAATATTGCTATCAAATCAATTGATGCGATAAAAAGACGTACAAGAGCAGGTATGGGAAAATGCCAAAGTGGATTCTGTCGCTCGCGGGTAAAGGAAATCATTGCTCGTGAACTTCATATACCAGTAGAGGAAGTAACACAGCGAGGGAAGGATTCACCTGGACTGCCGGAAAGAGCAAAACGAGGAAAGTATATAAAATTGTAA
- a CDS encoding MFS transporter encodes MFSIVSKLPKALWIVAIAHGVTDLSAGALLVALPFLKAKFALTYAQVSAIALMQNLTSSASQPLFGYFSDRSPRPWLMPAGCLLSGVAMLASLWAPHYYLTLLFTAIAGLGMAAFHPEAAKTASQLSGKAKGKGVSLFAVGGNAGFAVGSLLLATLLYGGFSIKVLLYIFPYVLLGIPLIQMTRNLVRPEAKQPGSLKSFRASINWPLLSLLGMVLSRSTVAAGISTFVPLYYVSYLHGSEIYASSLLTVYLATSAFGTLMGGAMSDRYGSKRVMIYSILPISVLLYLFPIAGDIGAFVVLSLASILLSATFTSSLILAQRMMPNNVGMASGLTIGLSVGLGAMGVLALGKVADVWGMPLIFTVLACLPVIGFVLTLFVKEPEEAAVGLVVQVSK; translated from the coding sequence TTGTTTTCCATTGTTTCCAAGCTTCCCAAAGCCTTGTGGATTGTTGCTATTGCTCATGGTGTTACCGATTTGTCTGCAGGTGCTTTATTAGTAGCGTTACCCTTTTTAAAAGCAAAGTTTGCCTTAACCTATGCCCAAGTAAGTGCGATTGCCCTTATGCAGAATTTAACATCCTCTGCTAGTCAGCCTTTATTTGGATATTTCAGTGATCGAAGTCCCCGTCCTTGGCTTATGCCTGCCGGCTGTTTGCTTTCAGGAGTGGCGATGCTGGCTTCATTGTGGGCTCCTCACTATTATCTTACATTGTTATTTACGGCGATTGCAGGGCTTGGTATGGCAGCATTTCATCCAGAGGCGGCTAAGACTGCCAGCCAATTAAGTGGCAAAGCGAAAGGCAAAGGAGTCAGTTTATTTGCTGTAGGAGGAAATGCGGGTTTTGCCGTAGGTTCATTGCTATTAGCGACACTATTGTACGGCGGATTTAGTATAAAAGTGCTTCTGTATATTTTTCCTTATGTATTACTGGGAATTCCTTTGATACAAATGACTCGGAATTTAGTCAGACCAGAAGCCAAACAGCCTGGGAGCTTGAAAAGCTTCAGGGCATCTATCAATTGGCCCTTACTATCACTTTTAGGGATGGTACTGTCAAGATCAACAGTAGCTGCGGGTATTAGTACCTTTGTACCGCTATATTATGTATCTTATTTACACGGCAGTGAGATTTATGCGAGTTCTTTGCTAACCGTGTATTTAGCGACGAGCGCTTTTGGGACGCTGATGGGCGGTGCGATGAGTGATCGTTACGGCAGTAAACGTGTAATGATCTATTCGATTTTACCCATCTCTGTTCTATTGTATCTATTCCCTATTGCTGGTGATATTGGAGCCTTCGTTGTGCTGTCTCTTGCTAGTATATTATTATCTGCAACCTTTACCAGCAGCTTGATTTTAGCCCAAAGAATGATGCCCAATAATGTAGGGATGGCTTCGGGATTAACGATTGGCCTAAGTGTAGGATTAGGTGCAATGGGAGTACTGGCATTGGGAAAAGTGGCTGATGTTTGGGGAATGCCTCTAATTTTTACGGTATTAGCCTGCTTGCCAGTTATTGGATTTGTATTAACTTTATTTGTGAAAGAACCAGAGGAGGCAGCAGTAGGATTAGTCGTTCAAGTTAGTAAATAA
- a CDS encoding DUF1904 family protein: MPQFLIKGMKVKEVQNISTQLVNELEEIIGCPRDYFRIECVDSTLIKDGDIIAECPMVQVNWFDRGQDIQDKVATSLTENIKRAGYEQVEIFFIVLERNKYYENGRHL; this comes from the coding sequence ATGCCGCAATTTCTTATTAAAGGTATGAAAGTAAAAGAGGTGCAAAATATCAGTACACAACTAGTAAATGAACTGGAAGAAATTATTGGTTGTCCCCGTGATTATTTTAGAATTGAATGTGTGGATTCCACCTTGATTAAAGATGGAGATATAATCGCAGAATGTCCTATGGTGCAGGTCAATTGGTTTGATAGAGGACAAGACATTCAAGATAAAGTGGCTACTAGTTTAACGGAAAATATTAAACGAGCTGGTTACGAGCAAGTAGAAATATTTTTTATTGTCTTAGAGCGAAATAAATATTATGAGAATGGAAGACATCTTTAA
- a CDS encoding DUF456 domain-containing protein: MWPVEYTGLIISILCVLFILAGVVMTIMGLPGNTLILLTGLAYGYYDHFDRMDYAVLVIVFGIFIIGEIIEFISGLIGAKKEKASKRAMFAPFIGTIVGGIGGTAVLPIIGSLLGALLGAFIVTVLAEYSKTKDLAQARKVAKSVVKGQIFGVIIKSAAAVGMAILLIYQLKWQ; this comes from the coding sequence GTGTGGCCTGTGGAATATACAGGGCTGATCATTAGTATACTATGTGTTCTCTTCATCTTAGCCGGAGTTGTCATGACCATAATGGGCTTGCCTGGCAATACCTTGATTTTATTGACGGGGCTGGCATATGGCTATTATGATCATTTTGATAGGATGGATTATGCTGTTTTGGTGATTGTATTTGGTATTTTTATTATTGGAGAGATTATTGAGTTTATTTCAGGGTTAATTGGTGCAAAAAAAGAAAAAGCATCGAAAAGGGCAATGTTTGCTCCTTTTATCGGCACGATTGTGGGAGGGATAGGGGGAACGGCCGTATTGCCGATTATCGGTTCTTTGTTAGGAGCCTTATTAGGAGCGTTCATTGTTACTGTGTTAGCAGAGTATAGTAAAACCAAAGATTTAGCACAAGCTAGAAAAGTGGCTAAAAGTGTGGTAAAAGGACAAATTTTTGGTGTTATTATTAAGTCAGCTGCTGCAGTCGGCATGGCGATTCTATTAATCTATCAGCTAAAATGGCAGTAA
- the nifJ gene encoding pyruvate:ferredoxin (flavodoxin) oxidoreductase, with protein MRKMKTMDGNTAAAYISYAFTDVAAIFPITPSSPMAEAVDEWSAQGKKNLFGQTVKVMEMQSEAGAAGAVHGSLQAGALTTTYTASQGLLLMIPNMYKVAGELLPAVFHVSARALATNALNIFGDHQDVMAARQTGCALLAESSVQEVMDLSAVAHLAALKGKVPFINFFDGFRTSHEIQKIETIEYDELAKLLDLNDVDTFRRNALNPDHPVLRGTAQNPDIYFQEREVSNKYYDALPEIVENYMAEINKITGRDYHLFNYYGAPDADRMIIAMGSACEAIEETVDYLNANGEKVGLLNVHLYRPFSIEHFFKYIPETVTKIAVLDRTKEPGSLAEPLYLDVKTAFYNRETHPVIVGGRYGLGSKDVVPAHIVAVYENLKADAPKDGFTIGIVDDVTFKSLPTAADVDTTPEGTKACKFWGLGSDGTVGANKSAIKIIGDKTDMYAQAYFAYDSKKSGGITVSHLRFGKKPIKSPYLINKADFVACHNQSYVDKYDVLVGLKPNGSFLLNCIWDQEELETKLPGFMKRYIAQNNINFYTLNAVKIAQEIGLGGRINMIMQSAFFKIAHIIPVEDAVNYLKDAVVGSYGNKGQKVIDMNNAAIDKGVESIVKVTIPESWKTAADSTKDEAHFACACSNANQKQVPEFIEKILIPMNRQEGDSLPVSAFTGSMEDGTFPLGTAAYEKRGIAINVPEWQMDKCIQCNQCAFVCPHAVIRPVLVNEEEMKNVPEGFIAKAAVGVKDLQFRLAISPLDCTGCGNCAQVCPAKEKALIMKPLETQLHEVKLWDYLANISPKENPLKKNTVKGSQFEQPLLEFSGACAGCGETPYVKLVTQLFGDRMMVANATGCTSIWGGSAPSIPYTTNHEGHGPAWANSLFEDNAEFGLGMHLGVKALREKLAGTVKEAIELNISAELKAALADWLEHKDSGEASRSRANLVASLVAAEKGDNALLNEIDKNKDFLVKRSQWIFGGDGWAYDIGYGGLDHVLASGEDVNVLVLDTEIYSNTGGQASKSTPAAAIAQFAASGKTTKKKDLGMMAMSYGYVYVAQIAMGADKNQTLKAIAEAEAYPGPSLVIAYAPCISHGLRKGMGFSQLEIKNAVECGYWGMYRYNPTLKEEDKNPFILDSKEPTADFQEFLMGEVRFASLKKQYPDLADALFAKTEKDAKERLATYKRLAQS; from the coding sequence ATGAGAAAAATGAAGACAATGGACGGGAACACTGCTGCAGCTTATATTTCTTATGCCTTTACAGATGTAGCGGCGATTTTTCCAATTACCCCATCTTCACCTATGGCAGAAGCTGTTGATGAATGGTCGGCTCAAGGAAAGAAAAATCTTTTTGGACAAACCGTAAAAGTTATGGAAATGCAGTCAGAGGCTGGTGCTGCTGGTGCAGTGCATGGTTCTTTACAAGCAGGTGCTTTGACTACGACTTACACTGCATCTCAAGGTCTCTTGCTTATGATTCCTAACATGTATAAAGTTGCTGGGGAATTACTTCCAGCTGTTTTCCATGTTAGTGCCAGAGCATTGGCAACCAATGCGCTTAATATATTTGGCGATCATCAGGATGTTATGGCTGCTAGGCAAACGGGCTGTGCATTGCTTGCTGAAAGCAGCGTACAAGAAGTTATGGATTTGAGTGCTGTTGCACATTTAGCAGCATTAAAGGGTAAAGTTCCTTTTATCAATTTCTTTGATGGTTTTAGAACTTCTCATGAAATACAAAAAATTGAAACTATCGAATATGATGAATTGGCAAAGTTATTAGATTTAAATGATGTAGATACTTTCAGAAGAAATGCATTGAATCCAGATCATCCAGTACTTCGTGGTACTGCACAAAATCCTGATATTTATTTCCAAGAAAGAGAAGTTTCTAATAAATACTATGATGCGTTACCTGAAATCGTAGAAAATTACATGGCTGAAATTAATAAAATTACCGGTAGGGATTATCATCTCTTTAATTATTATGGTGCACCAGATGCGGATAGAATGATTATTGCTATGGGTTCAGCCTGTGAGGCGATTGAAGAAACGGTAGATTATTTGAATGCAAATGGTGAAAAAGTTGGTTTATTGAATGTTCATTTGTACAGACCATTCTCCATTGAACACTTCTTTAAGTATATTCCTGAAACAGTAACAAAGATTGCTGTTCTTGACAGAACAAAAGAGCCTGGTTCTTTGGCTGAACCTTTATATCTTGATGTAAAAACAGCTTTCTATAATCGTGAAACTCACCCTGTGATTGTAGGCGGAAGATATGGACTTGGCTCAAAGGATGTAGTACCTGCTCATATTGTTGCCGTTTATGAAAATTTGAAAGCTGATGCGCCTAAAGATGGATTTACCATTGGTATTGTTGATGACGTAACCTTCAAATCGTTGCCAACTGCTGCAGATGTTGATACGACTCCTGAAGGAACAAAAGCTTGTAAGTTCTGGGGTCTTGGTTCAGATGGTACAGTTGGTGCGAATAAGAGTGCAATCAAAATTATCGGTGATAAAACGGATATGTATGCACAAGCTTATTTTGCTTATGATTCTAAAAAATCTGGCGGGATTACAGTTTCCCATCTTAGATTTGGTAAAAAACCAATTAAATCTCCATACTTAATTAACAAAGCTGATTTTGTAGCTTGTCACAATCAATCCTATGTAGATAAATATGATGTATTAGTTGGATTAAAACCAAATGGCAGTTTCTTACTCAATTGTATTTGGGATCAGGAAGAATTAGAAACAAAATTGCCAGGCTTTATGAAACGTTATATTGCACAAAACAATATTAACTTCTACACGTTGAATGCTGTTAAAATTGCGCAGGAAATTGGATTGGGCGGCAGAATTAATATGATCATGCAGTCTGCGTTCTTTAAAATTGCTCATATTATTCCAGTTGAAGATGCGGTTAACTACTTGAAAGATGCAGTTGTTGGTTCCTATGGCAATAAAGGTCAAAAAGTGATTGACATGAATAATGCTGCTATTGATAAAGGCGTGGAATCCATTGTCAAAGTTACTATTCCAGAAAGCTGGAAAACTGCTGCTGACAGTACAAAAGATGAAGCTCATTTTGCTTGTGCTTGCAGCAATGCGAATCAAAAACAAGTACCTGAATTTATTGAAAAAATCCTTATACCAATGAATAGACAAGAAGGCGATTCGTTACCAGTTAGTGCTTTTACTGGCAGCATGGAAGACGGTACATTCCCACTTGGAACGGCTGCCTATGAAAAACGTGGTATTGCAATTAATGTTCCTGAATGGCAAATGGACAAATGTATCCAATGTAATCAGTGCGCATTTGTGTGCCCTCATGCTGTAATCAGACCTGTCTTGGTGAATGAAGAAGAGATGAAAAATGTACCTGAAGGCTTTATTGCAAAAGCAGCCGTTGGTGTAAAAGATTTGCAGTTTAGACTTGCTATTTCTCCTCTTGATTGTACTGGCTGCGGTAACTGCGCACAGGTATGTCCTGCAAAAGAAAAAGCATTGATTATGAAACCGTTGGAAACCCAATTACATGAAGTGAAATTATGGGATTATCTCGCTAATATTTCACCAAAAGAAAATCCTCTGAAAAAGAACACTGTAAAAGGCAGTCAATTTGAACAGCCGTTGTTAGAATTCTCTGGTGCTTGTGCAGGCTGCGGCGAAACGCCTTATGTTAAACTTGTTACTCAATTGTTTGGTGATCGTATGATGGTTGCTAATGCTACGGGTTGTACATCTATCTGGGGTGGCAGTGCTCCATCGATACCATACACAACAAATCATGAAGGACATGGTCCAGCATGGGCGAATTCCTTATTCGAAGATAATGCTGAATTTGGTCTTGGTATGCATTTAGGTGTAAAAGCGCTAAGAGAAAAATTAGCGGGTACGGTTAAAGAAGCTATTGAACTTAATATTAGTGCGGAACTAAAAGCTGCATTGGCAGATTGGTTGGAGCATAAAGATAGCGGTGAAGCAAGCCGTTCCAGAGCAAACCTTGTGGCTAGTCTTGTAGCTGCAGAAAAAGGCGACAATGCTTTATTGAATGAAATTGATAAAAATAAAGATTTCTTGGTGAAAAGATCACAATGGATCTTTGGTGGCGATGGCTGGGCTTATGATATCGGCTACGGCGGTTTGGATCATGTATTGGCGTCTGGTGAAGATGTGAATGTTTTGGTACTTGATACTGAAATCTATTCTAATACCGGCGGACAGGCTTCCAAGTCCACTCCAGCTGCAGCAATTGCTCAATTTGCTGCTAGCGGTAAGACCACTAAGAAGAAAGATCTTGGTATGATGGCTATGAGTTATGGCTATGTATATGTTGCACAAATTGCTATGGGTGCTGATAAAAATCAGACATTGAAAGCAATTGCTGAAGCAGAAGCATATCCAGGTCCATCTCTTGTCATCGCATATGCTCCTTGCATAAGCCATGGTCTGAGAAAAGGCATGGGCTTTAGCCAGCTTGAAATTAAAAATGCCGTTGAATGCGGGTATTGGGGAATGTACAGATATAACCCAACACTGAAAGAAGAAGATAAGAATCCATTCATTCTGGATTCCAAAGAGCCAACAGCTGACTTCCAAGAGTTCTTAATGGGTGAAGTACGCTTTGCGTCTCTCAAGAAACAATATCCAGATTTGGCAGATGCTTTATTTGCGAAAACAGAAAAAGATGCTAAGGAAAGATTAGCAACATATAAAAGACTTGCACAATCGTAA
- a CDS encoding pyridoxamine 5'-phosphate oxidase family protein, which yields MGMRRKDRKMEQGEAYELLFQSNYGILATVDCDGQPYAIPLNYVVSDNTIYFHCALDGHKLENIALNSKVCFTVVGRTNIVPEQFSTDYESVVVFGTVSRVEEKGEKGKVLKGFVQKYSINFVPEGDVYIEKAKDQTVVCKITIDNYTGKKRGYKV from the coding sequence ATGGGGATGCGAAGAAAGGATCGAAAAATGGAACAGGGAGAAGCCTATGAACTCCTGTTTCAAAGTAATTATGGTATTTTAGCTACTGTTGATTGTGATGGACAGCCTTATGCGATACCTCTGAATTATGTAGTTAGTGACAATACCATCTATTTTCATTGTGCTTTGGATGGTCATAAACTAGAAAATATTGCTTTGAATTCTAAAGTATGTTTTACTGTGGTGGGAAGAACGAATATTGTGCCAGAACAGTTTTCAACTGATTATGAAAGTGTGGTCGTATTTGGGACGGTCAGTAGAGTAGAAGAAAAGGGCGAAAAGGGAAAAGTCCTAAAAGGTTTTGTGCAGAAATATAGTATTAACTTTGTGCCCGAAGGTGATGTTTATATTGAAAAAGCAAAAGATCAAACAGTTGTGTGCAAAATAACAATAGACAATTATACCGGTAAAAAAAGAGGTTATAAAGTGTAA
- a CDS encoding GNAT family N-acetyltransferase translates to MEIVYRTGKLEDSLKIAEGIDRASGGIMEFLFHDLLGQHTRTEVMAKSIEEKQGTDSYENATVAEYQGNIIGIVYSYSSKFHGITDSTRSFFPSDQLAVLKEFYNSKVDNSWFLDSIYVDEEFRGTGIGSKLITLTKQRARANGYRQLSLMVMADNTVARRTYERNGFRIVKHIDIQEHPLIPHKGGVYLLVSDVKEELPSDR, encoded by the coding sequence ATGGAAATAGTATATCGCACAGGAAAGCTGGAAGATAGTTTGAAAATTGCTGAGGGAATCGATCGTGCTTCAGGTGGAATTATGGAATTCCTCTTTCACGATTTACTAGGTCAACATACAAGAACCGAGGTGATGGCAAAATCGATAGAGGAGAAACAAGGTACTGATTCGTATGAAAATGCAACCGTTGCAGAGTATCAAGGCAATATTATAGGAATTGTTTATTCTTATTCATCTAAATTCCATGGCATTACTGATAGTACCAGAAGTTTTTTTCCTAGTGACCAGCTTGCAGTTTTAAAGGAATTCTATAATTCAAAGGTTGATAATAGCTGGTTCTTAGATTCTATTTATGTAGACGAAGAATTCCGTGGTACAGGTATCGGCAGTAAGCTGATTACATTAACAAAGCAAAGAGCGAGGGCGAATGGATACAGACAATTGAGTTTAATGGTCATGGCTGATAATACAGTTGCTAGAAGAACCTATGAACGCAATGGCTTTAGAATCGTAAAACACATTGATATACAAGAGCATCCTCTAATTCCTCATAAAGGTGGAGTGTATTTATTAGTTAGTGATGTAAAAGAAGAGTTGCCATCTGATCGGTAA
- a CDS encoding YetF domain-containing protein, translated as MIWNDFLRDTWQTTLIFVTLLILTRLLDKTQVGQLTLYEYVSGITIGSLAATIASSDPDKVWSDYYDLLLFAALTYIVSICTMKSRPFRKLIEGSPSILIENGRIIKENMKSLRFDMDELNTLLRGKDIVDISEIQYAILETTGEMSIIKKSGFQPLTKSDMNIHLPDPLLPVELIMDGEIIEENLKKQNLTHIWLEEQLSSRNIKNASHVMYGVIDSKGQLFISAKGSHQD; from the coding sequence ATGATCTGGAATGATTTTTTACGAGATACTTGGCAAACAACTTTAATTTTTGTTACCTTATTGATTCTTACCCGCCTGCTTGACAAAACCCAAGTAGGACAGCTAACCCTTTACGAATACGTTAGCGGTATTACCATAGGATCGCTAGCTGCTACTATTGCTTCATCCGATCCTGACAAAGTATGGAGTGATTATTATGATTTACTACTTTTTGCGGCTCTTACTTACATAGTGTCGATCTGTACCATGAAGAGTCGCCCATTTCGAAAATTGATTGAAGGTTCTCCCAGCATTCTAATTGAAAATGGTCGTATCATCAAAGAAAATATGAAATCGTTGCGCTTTGATATGGATGAGTTGAACACCTTGCTGCGCGGCAAAGATATTGTGGATATAAGCGAAATACAATATGCCATACTGGAAACTACAGGAGAGATGAGTATTATCAAAAAATCAGGTTTCCAGCCATTAACTAAGAGTGATATGAATATTCATCTCCCGGACCCTCTACTTCCAGTAGAATTGATTATGGACGGCGAGATTATTGAAGAAAATTTAAAGAAACAAAATCTTACTCATATCTGGCTCGAAGAACAATTATCATCTCGAAATATTAAAAATGCCTCTCATGTCATGTATGGAGTCATTGATTCAAAAGGACAATTATTCATAAGCGCCAAAGGCAGCCATCAAGATTAA